A region from the Saccharomonospora azurea NA-128 genome encodes:
- a CDS encoding NAD(P) transhydrogenase subunit alpha, with protein MVDTPTSVRIGVPAETAPGERRVALVPTHVEQLVARGLRVICEPGAGLGAWYRDDDYRAAGAELGEPWAADIVLTVTPPGPSQVERLAPGTVLIGFLAPATQGEQIQALRKAGVHAFAVEAVPRISRAQSMDALSSQASVAGYRAALLAAEKLPRFLPMLTTAAGTVPPASVLVLGAGVAGLQALATAKRLGARTTGYDVRPEVADQVRSVGATWLDLGVTAEGEGGYARDLTAEERASQQQRLTDAVSDYDAVITTAAVPGGRAPTLVTAEAVRAMRPGSVVVDLAGESGGNCELTVPGEETVVHDVTITAPLNLPSECAVHASDLYSRNLVELLGLLLDDEGRLSLDTDDEIVASARVTAKEPARDEEDD; from the coding sequence GTGGTCGACACACCGACGTCCGTCCGGATCGGCGTCCCGGCCGAGACCGCGCCGGGGGAACGCAGGGTGGCGCTCGTGCCCACCCATGTCGAGCAGCTGGTGGCGCGGGGGCTTCGGGTGATCTGCGAGCCCGGCGCGGGTCTCGGGGCGTGGTACCGCGACGACGACTACCGCGCCGCGGGCGCCGAACTGGGTGAGCCCTGGGCCGCCGACATCGTCCTCACCGTCACCCCGCCCGGCCCGTCGCAGGTCGAACGGCTCGCCCCGGGCACAGTGCTGATCGGGTTCCTCGCGCCGGCCACCCAGGGCGAGCAGATCCAGGCCCTGCGCAAGGCGGGTGTCCACGCGTTCGCGGTGGAGGCCGTGCCCCGCATCTCCCGGGCACAGAGCATGGACGCGCTGTCGTCGCAGGCCAGCGTCGCCGGGTACCGGGCCGCACTGCTCGCCGCGGAGAAGCTCCCGCGCTTCCTTCCCATGCTCACGACGGCGGCGGGCACGGTGCCTCCCGCCTCGGTGCTCGTCCTCGGCGCCGGGGTCGCGGGGCTTCAGGCGCTGGCCACCGCGAAGCGGCTCGGCGCCAGAACGACCGGGTACGACGTCCGCCCCGAGGTGGCCGACCAGGTGCGGTCCGTGGGGGCGACGTGGCTCGACCTGGGGGTGACCGCGGAGGGCGAAGGCGGCTACGCGCGGGACCTCACGGCCGAGGAGCGGGCGTCGCAGCAACAACGGCTCACCGACGCCGTCTCCGACTACGACGCCGTCATCACCACCGCTGCGGTTCCGGGCGGTCGAGCACCCACCCTGGTGACCGCCGAGGCCGTGCGGGCCATGCGCCCGGGCAGCGTGGTGGTGGATCTGGCGGGGGAGTCGGGCGGCAACTGCGAACTCACCGTTCCCGGGGAGGAGACGGTGGTGCATGACGTGACGATCACGGCTCCGCTCAACCTGCCGTCGGAGTGCGCGGTGCACGCCAGCGACCTCTACTCCCGCAACCTCGTCGAGCTGCTCGGTCTCCTGCTCGACGACGAGGGCCGGCTCTCCCTCGACACCGACGACGAGATCGTCGCGAGCGCCCGTGTCACCGCGAAGGAGCCCGCCAGAGACGAGGAGGACGACTGA
- a CDS encoding secondary thiamine-phosphate synthase enzyme YjbQ, whose amino-acid sequence MYSTEIDVKTGSTAVVHDLTDEARRFLTEGGARDGLLHVWVPHATAGLAVIETGAGSDDDLLAALDDLLPRDDRWRHRHGSPGHGRDHVLPAFLPPYATVPVLDGALALGTWQSICLVDTNVDNPTRRVRLSYLAG is encoded by the coding sequence ATGTACTCGACGGAGATCGACGTCAAGACCGGCTCCACGGCCGTGGTCCACGACCTCACCGACGAGGCCCGCCGCTTCCTCACCGAGGGCGGGGCGCGCGACGGCCTCCTGCACGTCTGGGTTCCCCACGCGACCGCGGGGCTCGCCGTGATCGAGACGGGGGCGGGCAGCGACGACGACCTGCTCGCCGCCCTCGACGACCTTCTGCCGAGAGACGACCGGTGGCGCCACCGGCACGGCAGTCCCGGCCACGGTCGGGACCACGTCCTGCCGGCGTTCCTGCCGCCGTACGCGACGGTGCCCGTGCTGGACGGCGCCCTGGCACTCGGGACCTGGCAGTCGATCTGTCTCGTCGACACCAACGTCGACAACCCCACGCGCCGCGTGCGCCTGTCGTACCTGGCGGGCTGA